A genomic stretch from Falco naumanni isolate bFalNau1 chromosome 8, bFalNau1.pat, whole genome shotgun sequence includes:
- the MGAT4B gene encoding alpha-1,3-mannosyl-glycoprotein 4-beta-N-acetylglucosaminyltransferase B isoform X4: protein MEIPEVIQHPPGDVVDIYQREFLALRDRLHAAEQESLKRSKELNLVLEEIKRAISEKQALRDINRTWSSLSDETKLKLWNITNKNVLHLPTIFHHLPHLLSKENSLQPAVHVGQGRTGVSVVMGIPSVKREVHSYLTDTLNSLISELTQQEKEDSVIVVLIAETDPQYTAGVAENIKNLFPKEIHSGLLEVISPSPHFYPDFSHLRESFGDPKERVRWRTKQNLDYCFLMMYAQSKGIYYVQLEDDIVAKPNYLSTMKNFALQQPSEEWMILEFSQLGFIGKMFKSLDLSLIVEFILMFYKDKPIDWLLDHILWVKVCNPEKDAKHCDRQKANLRIRFKPSLFQHVGTHSSLAGKIQKLKDKDFGKQALRKEHVNPPAEVSTSLKTYQHFTLEKAYLREDFFWAFTPTAGDFIRFRFFKPLRIERFFFRSGNIEHPEDKLFNTTVEVLPFDSLQSDKEALQEGRGTVVKYRRMTDGYIQIGSFSKGIAEGEVDPSFGPLEAIRLSIQTDSPVWIILSEIFIKKAE, encoded by the exons GTGACGTTGTGGACATCTACCAACGGGAGTTTCTCGCCCTCCGGGACCGACTGCACGCAGCCGAGCAGGAGAGCCTGAAGCGCTCCAAGGAGCTCAACCTGGTCCTGGAGGAGATCAAGAGAGCTATCTCGGAGAAACAGGCCCTGCGGGATATAAACCGGACCTGGAGCAGCTTATCTG acGAAACCAAGTTAAAACTGTGGAATATCACCAACAAGAATGTGCTGCACCTTCCCACCATCTTCCATCATTTGCCACATTTGCTGTCAAAGGAGAACAGTCTGCAGCCAGCCGTGCATGTGGGACAGGGGCGCACTGGAG TGTCCGTCGTGATGGGAATCCCCAGCGTGAAGCGGGAGGTGCATTCCTACCTCACAGACACCCTCAACTCCCTCATCTCAGAGCTCACtcagcaggagaaggaggacTCCGTCATCGTCGTCCTCATCGCCGAG acagaTCCGCAGTACACAGCCGGAGTGGcagaaaatatcaaaaattT ATTCCCAAAGGAAATACACTCAGGTCTCCTGGAGGTAATTTCCCCATCTCCGCATTTCTATCCTGATTTCTCCCACCTGCGGGAATCCTTTGGGGACCCCAAGGAAAGAGTCAG GTGGAGGACAAAGCAGAACCTCGACTACTGCTTTTTAATGATGTATGCCCAGTCCAAAGGCATCTATTACGTGCAG CTGGAGGATGATATTGTGGCCAAACCGAACTATCTCAGCACAATGAAGAACTTTGCCTTGCAGCAGCCCTCTGAGGAGTGGATGATCCTGGAGTTTTCTCAGTTGGGGTTTATCG GAAAAATGTTCAAGTCTCTGGATCTGAGCCTGATCGTGGAGTTCATCCTGATGTTCTATAAGGACAAACCCATTGACTGGCTGCTGGATCACATCCTCTGGGTGAAAGTCTGCAACCCTGAGAAAGATGCA AAACACTGCGACAGGCAGAAGGCAAACCTGAGGATTCGCTTCAAGCCCTCGCTCTTCCAGCATGTGGGAACCCACTCCTCCTTGGCTGGGAAGATACAGAAGCTGAAG GACAAGGACTTTGGGAAGCAGGCCCTGCGGAAGGAGCACGTCAACCCTCCTGCGGAGGTAAGCACCAGCCTGAAGACCTACCAGCACTTCACCTTGGAGAAGGCTTACCTGCGGGAGGACTTCTTCTGGGCCTTCACTCCCACTGCCGGAGACTTCATCAGATTCAGATTCTTCAAACCACTCCGCATCGAAAG GTTCTTCTTCCGCAGCGGGAACATCGAGCACCCAGAAGACAAACTCTTCAATACGACTGTGGAGGTTCTGCCGTTTGAC agcctgcagtCAGACAAGGAAGCCTtgcaggagggaagaggcacAGTTGTCAAGTACCGCAGGATGACGGATGGCTACATCCAGATAG GCTCCTTCTCCAAGGGCATCGCAGAGGGCGAGGTGGATCCATCCTTCGGGCCGCTGGAAGCCATCAGGCTGTCCATCCAGACCGACTCCCCGGTGTGGATCATCTTGAGCGAG ATTTTTATcaaaaaagcagagtga
- the MGAT4B gene encoding alpha-1,3-mannosyl-glycoprotein 4-beta-N-acetylglucosaminyltransferase B isoform X5, producing MKLLYAQGALGSWVQGFLLGGKSGKPSRGSPHTNWHYVTRATNKGDVVDIYQREFLALRDRLHAAEQESLKRSKELNLVLEEIKRAISEKQALRDINRTWSSLSVSVVMGIPSVKREVHSYLTDTLNSLISELTQQEKEDSVIVVLIAETDPQYTAGVAENIKNLFPKEIHSGLLEVISPSPHFYPDFSHLRESFGDPKERVRWRTKQNLDYCFLMMYAQSKGIYYVQLEDDIVAKPNYLSTMKNFALQQPSEEWMILEFSQLGFIGKMFKSLDLSLIVEFILMFYKDKPIDWLLDHILWVKVCNPEKDAKHCDRQKANLRIRFKPSLFQHVGTHSSLAGKIQKLKDKDFGKQALRKEHVNPPAEVSTSLKTYQHFTLEKAYLREDFFWAFTPTAGDFIRFRFFKPLRIERFFFRSGNIEHPEDKLFNTTVEVLPFDSLQSDKEALQEGRGTVVKYRRMTDGYIQIGSFSKGIAEGEVDPSFGPLEAIRLSIQTDSPVWIILSEIFIKKAE from the exons GTTCCTTCTGGGTGGAAAGTCCGGAAAACCGAGCCGCGGCAGTCCACATACCAATTGGCATTACGTTACACGTGCCACCAATAAAG GTGACGTTGTGGACATCTACCAACGGGAGTTTCTCGCCCTCCGGGACCGACTGCACGCAGCCGAGCAGGAGAGCCTGAAGCGCTCCAAGGAGCTCAACCTGGTCCTGGAGGAGATCAAGAGAGCTATCTCGGAGAAACAGGCCCTGCGGGATATAAACCGGACCTGGAGCAGCTTATCTG TGTCCGTCGTGATGGGAATCCCCAGCGTGAAGCGGGAGGTGCATTCCTACCTCACAGACACCCTCAACTCCCTCATCTCAGAGCTCACtcagcaggagaaggaggacTCCGTCATCGTCGTCCTCATCGCCGAG acagaTCCGCAGTACACAGCCGGAGTGGcagaaaatatcaaaaattT ATTCCCAAAGGAAATACACTCAGGTCTCCTGGAGGTAATTTCCCCATCTCCGCATTTCTATCCTGATTTCTCCCACCTGCGGGAATCCTTTGGGGACCCCAAGGAAAGAGTCAG GTGGAGGACAAAGCAGAACCTCGACTACTGCTTTTTAATGATGTATGCCCAGTCCAAAGGCATCTATTACGTGCAG CTGGAGGATGATATTGTGGCCAAACCGAACTATCTCAGCACAATGAAGAACTTTGCCTTGCAGCAGCCCTCTGAGGAGTGGATGATCCTGGAGTTTTCTCAGTTGGGGTTTATCG GAAAAATGTTCAAGTCTCTGGATCTGAGCCTGATCGTGGAGTTCATCCTGATGTTCTATAAGGACAAACCCATTGACTGGCTGCTGGATCACATCCTCTGGGTGAAAGTCTGCAACCCTGAGAAAGATGCA AAACACTGCGACAGGCAGAAGGCAAACCTGAGGATTCGCTTCAAGCCCTCGCTCTTCCAGCATGTGGGAACCCACTCCTCCTTGGCTGGGAAGATACAGAAGCTGAAG GACAAGGACTTTGGGAAGCAGGCCCTGCGGAAGGAGCACGTCAACCCTCCTGCGGAGGTAAGCACCAGCCTGAAGACCTACCAGCACTTCACCTTGGAGAAGGCTTACCTGCGGGAGGACTTCTTCTGGGCCTTCACTCCCACTGCCGGAGACTTCATCAGATTCAGATTCTTCAAACCACTCCGCATCGAAAG GTTCTTCTTCCGCAGCGGGAACATCGAGCACCCAGAAGACAAACTCTTCAATACGACTGTGGAGGTTCTGCCGTTTGAC agcctgcagtCAGACAAGGAAGCCTtgcaggagggaagaggcacAGTTGTCAAGTACCGCAGGATGACGGATGGCTACATCCAGATAG GCTCCTTCTCCAAGGGCATCGCAGAGGGCGAGGTGGATCCATCCTTCGGGCCGCTGGAAGCCATCAGGCTGTCCATCCAGACCGACTCCCCGGTGTGGATCATCTTGAGCGAG ATTTTTATcaaaaaagcagagtga
- the MGAT4B gene encoding alpha-1,3-mannosyl-glycoprotein 4-beta-N-acetylglucosaminyltransferase B isoform X2 yields MRLRSGTALTLLLGCLCALLSLSWYGAFGGHKGDVVDIYQREFLALRDRLHAAEQESLKRSKELNLVLEEIKRAISEKQALRDINRTWSSLSDETKLKLWNITNKNVLHLPTIFHHLPHLLSKENSLQPAVHVGQGRTGVSVVMGIPSVKREVHSYLTDTLNSLISELTQQEKEDSVIVVLIAETDPQYTAGVAENIKNLFPKEIHSGLLEVISPSPHFYPDFSHLRESFGDPKERVRWRTKQNLDYCFLMMYAQSKGIYYVQLEDDIVAKPNYLSTMKNFALQQPSEEWMILEFSQLGFIGKMFKSLDLSLIVEFILMFYKDKPIDWLLDHILWVKVCNPEKDAKHCDRQKANLRIRFKPSLFQHVGTHSSLAGKIQKLKDKDFGKQALRKEHVNPPAEVSTSLKTYQHFTLEKAYLREDFFWAFTPTAGDFIRFRFFKPLRIERFFFRSGNIEHPEDKLFNTTVEVLPFDSLQSDKEALQEGRGTVVKYRRMTDGYIQIGSFSKGIAEGEVDPSFGPLEAIRLSIQTDSPVWIILSEIFIKKAE; encoded by the exons GTGACGTTGTGGACATCTACCAACGGGAGTTTCTCGCCCTCCGGGACCGACTGCACGCAGCCGAGCAGGAGAGCCTGAAGCGCTCCAAGGAGCTCAACCTGGTCCTGGAGGAGATCAAGAGAGCTATCTCGGAGAAACAGGCCCTGCGGGATATAAACCGGACCTGGAGCAGCTTATCTG acGAAACCAAGTTAAAACTGTGGAATATCACCAACAAGAATGTGCTGCACCTTCCCACCATCTTCCATCATTTGCCACATTTGCTGTCAAAGGAGAACAGTCTGCAGCCAGCCGTGCATGTGGGACAGGGGCGCACTGGAG TGTCCGTCGTGATGGGAATCCCCAGCGTGAAGCGGGAGGTGCATTCCTACCTCACAGACACCCTCAACTCCCTCATCTCAGAGCTCACtcagcaggagaaggaggacTCCGTCATCGTCGTCCTCATCGCCGAG acagaTCCGCAGTACACAGCCGGAGTGGcagaaaatatcaaaaattT ATTCCCAAAGGAAATACACTCAGGTCTCCTGGAGGTAATTTCCCCATCTCCGCATTTCTATCCTGATTTCTCCCACCTGCGGGAATCCTTTGGGGACCCCAAGGAAAGAGTCAG GTGGAGGACAAAGCAGAACCTCGACTACTGCTTTTTAATGATGTATGCCCAGTCCAAAGGCATCTATTACGTGCAG CTGGAGGATGATATTGTGGCCAAACCGAACTATCTCAGCACAATGAAGAACTTTGCCTTGCAGCAGCCCTCTGAGGAGTGGATGATCCTGGAGTTTTCTCAGTTGGGGTTTATCG GAAAAATGTTCAAGTCTCTGGATCTGAGCCTGATCGTGGAGTTCATCCTGATGTTCTATAAGGACAAACCCATTGACTGGCTGCTGGATCACATCCTCTGGGTGAAAGTCTGCAACCCTGAGAAAGATGCA AAACACTGCGACAGGCAGAAGGCAAACCTGAGGATTCGCTTCAAGCCCTCGCTCTTCCAGCATGTGGGAACCCACTCCTCCTTGGCTGGGAAGATACAGAAGCTGAAG GACAAGGACTTTGGGAAGCAGGCCCTGCGGAAGGAGCACGTCAACCCTCCTGCGGAGGTAAGCACCAGCCTGAAGACCTACCAGCACTTCACCTTGGAGAAGGCTTACCTGCGGGAGGACTTCTTCTGGGCCTTCACTCCCACTGCCGGAGACTTCATCAGATTCAGATTCTTCAAACCACTCCGCATCGAAAG GTTCTTCTTCCGCAGCGGGAACATCGAGCACCCAGAAGACAAACTCTTCAATACGACTGTGGAGGTTCTGCCGTTTGAC agcctgcagtCAGACAAGGAAGCCTtgcaggagggaagaggcacAGTTGTCAAGTACCGCAGGATGACGGATGGCTACATCCAGATAG GCTCCTTCTCCAAGGGCATCGCAGAGGGCGAGGTGGATCCATCCTTCGGGCCGCTGGAAGCCATCAGGCTGTCCATCCAGACCGACTCCCCGGTGTGGATCATCTTGAGCGAG ATTTTTATcaaaaaagcagagtga
- the LOC121092559 gene encoding leukotriene C4 synthase-like: MRNQIDLLATVTVLGVLEQAYFVLQVIYARRKYKISPPETRGHPEFERIFRAQANCSEYFPIFMSLLWVAGIFFHQGVAAACGLMYLYKRFKYFQGYSVAAQGRLGPLYASALLLWLLLGLAVAGLLAHFLLSRSSAWTTVLVWPRQLLGAW, from the exons ATGAGGAATCAGATAGACTTGCTGGCCACTGTCACAGTTTTGGGAGTCCTGGAGCAAG cctatTTTGTGCTGCAGGTGATCTATGCCCGGCGGAAGTACAAGATCTCCCCTCCTGAGACAAGAGGTCACCCTGAATTTGAGCGGATCTTCAGAGCTCA GGCGAATTGCTCAGAGTACTTCCCCATCTTCATGTCGCTCCTCTGGGTTGCTGGAATCTTCTTCCATCAAG GTGTGGCTGCGGCGTGTGGGCTGATGTACCTCTACAAGCGCTTCAAGTACTTCCAGGGATACAGCGTGGCTGCACAGGGAAG GTTGGGGCCGCTGTACGCCAGTGCcttgctgctctggctgctgctggggctggcggTGGCCGGGCTCCTGGCACACTTCTTGCTGTCCCGCTCCTCTGCATGGACCACGGTGCTGGTGTGGCCCCGCCAGCTGCTTGGTGCCTGGTGA
- the MGAT4B gene encoding alpha-1,3-mannosyl-glycoprotein 4-beta-N-acetylglucosaminyltransferase B isoform X1, translating into MKLLYAQGALGSWVQGFLLGGKSGKPSRGSPHTNWHYVTRATNKGDVVDIYQREFLALRDRLHAAEQESLKRSKELNLVLEEIKRAISEKQALRDINRTWSSLSDETKLKLWNITNKNVLHLPTIFHHLPHLLSKENSLQPAVHVGQGRTGVSVVMGIPSVKREVHSYLTDTLNSLISELTQQEKEDSVIVVLIAETDPQYTAGVAENIKNLFPKEIHSGLLEVISPSPHFYPDFSHLRESFGDPKERVRWRTKQNLDYCFLMMYAQSKGIYYVQLEDDIVAKPNYLSTMKNFALQQPSEEWMILEFSQLGFIGKMFKSLDLSLIVEFILMFYKDKPIDWLLDHILWVKVCNPEKDAKHCDRQKANLRIRFKPSLFQHVGTHSSLAGKIQKLKDKDFGKQALRKEHVNPPAEVSTSLKTYQHFTLEKAYLREDFFWAFTPTAGDFIRFRFFKPLRIERFFFRSGNIEHPEDKLFNTTVEVLPFDSLQSDKEALQEGRGTVVKYRRMTDGYIQIGSFSKGIAEGEVDPSFGPLEAIRLSIQTDSPVWIILSEIFIKKAE; encoded by the exons GTTCCTTCTGGGTGGAAAGTCCGGAAAACCGAGCCGCGGCAGTCCACATACCAATTGGCATTACGTTACACGTGCCACCAATAAAG GTGACGTTGTGGACATCTACCAACGGGAGTTTCTCGCCCTCCGGGACCGACTGCACGCAGCCGAGCAGGAGAGCCTGAAGCGCTCCAAGGAGCTCAACCTGGTCCTGGAGGAGATCAAGAGAGCTATCTCGGAGAAACAGGCCCTGCGGGATATAAACCGGACCTGGAGCAGCTTATCTG acGAAACCAAGTTAAAACTGTGGAATATCACCAACAAGAATGTGCTGCACCTTCCCACCATCTTCCATCATTTGCCACATTTGCTGTCAAAGGAGAACAGTCTGCAGCCAGCCGTGCATGTGGGACAGGGGCGCACTGGAG TGTCCGTCGTGATGGGAATCCCCAGCGTGAAGCGGGAGGTGCATTCCTACCTCACAGACACCCTCAACTCCCTCATCTCAGAGCTCACtcagcaggagaaggaggacTCCGTCATCGTCGTCCTCATCGCCGAG acagaTCCGCAGTACACAGCCGGAGTGGcagaaaatatcaaaaattT ATTCCCAAAGGAAATACACTCAGGTCTCCTGGAGGTAATTTCCCCATCTCCGCATTTCTATCCTGATTTCTCCCACCTGCGGGAATCCTTTGGGGACCCCAAGGAAAGAGTCAG GTGGAGGACAAAGCAGAACCTCGACTACTGCTTTTTAATGATGTATGCCCAGTCCAAAGGCATCTATTACGTGCAG CTGGAGGATGATATTGTGGCCAAACCGAACTATCTCAGCACAATGAAGAACTTTGCCTTGCAGCAGCCCTCTGAGGAGTGGATGATCCTGGAGTTTTCTCAGTTGGGGTTTATCG GAAAAATGTTCAAGTCTCTGGATCTGAGCCTGATCGTGGAGTTCATCCTGATGTTCTATAAGGACAAACCCATTGACTGGCTGCTGGATCACATCCTCTGGGTGAAAGTCTGCAACCCTGAGAAAGATGCA AAACACTGCGACAGGCAGAAGGCAAACCTGAGGATTCGCTTCAAGCCCTCGCTCTTCCAGCATGTGGGAACCCACTCCTCCTTGGCTGGGAAGATACAGAAGCTGAAG GACAAGGACTTTGGGAAGCAGGCCCTGCGGAAGGAGCACGTCAACCCTCCTGCGGAGGTAAGCACCAGCCTGAAGACCTACCAGCACTTCACCTTGGAGAAGGCTTACCTGCGGGAGGACTTCTTCTGGGCCTTCACTCCCACTGCCGGAGACTTCATCAGATTCAGATTCTTCAAACCACTCCGCATCGAAAG GTTCTTCTTCCGCAGCGGGAACATCGAGCACCCAGAAGACAAACTCTTCAATACGACTGTGGAGGTTCTGCCGTTTGAC agcctgcagtCAGACAAGGAAGCCTtgcaggagggaagaggcacAGTTGTCAAGTACCGCAGGATGACGGATGGCTACATCCAGATAG GCTCCTTCTCCAAGGGCATCGCAGAGGGCGAGGTGGATCCATCCTTCGGGCCGCTGGAAGCCATCAGGCTGTCCATCCAGACCGACTCCCCGGTGTGGATCATCTTGAGCGAG ATTTTTATcaaaaaagcagagtga
- the MGAT4B gene encoding alpha-1,3-mannosyl-glycoprotein 4-beta-N-acetylglucosaminyltransferase B isoform X3 produces MLFVHLRSEFNSPIWHGDVVDIYQREFLALRDRLHAAEQESLKRSKELNLVLEEIKRAISEKQALRDINRTWSSLSDETKLKLWNITNKNVLHLPTIFHHLPHLLSKENSLQPAVHVGQGRTGVSVVMGIPSVKREVHSYLTDTLNSLISELTQQEKEDSVIVVLIAETDPQYTAGVAENIKNLFPKEIHSGLLEVISPSPHFYPDFSHLRESFGDPKERVRWRTKQNLDYCFLMMYAQSKGIYYVQLEDDIVAKPNYLSTMKNFALQQPSEEWMILEFSQLGFIGKMFKSLDLSLIVEFILMFYKDKPIDWLLDHILWVKVCNPEKDAKHCDRQKANLRIRFKPSLFQHVGTHSSLAGKIQKLKDKDFGKQALRKEHVNPPAEVSTSLKTYQHFTLEKAYLREDFFWAFTPTAGDFIRFRFFKPLRIERFFFRSGNIEHPEDKLFNTTVEVLPFDSLQSDKEALQEGRGTVVKYRRMTDGYIQIGSFSKGIAEGEVDPSFGPLEAIRLSIQTDSPVWIILSEIFIKKAE; encoded by the exons ATGCTTTTTGTGCATCTCAGGAGTGAATTTAATTCACCGATATGGCATG GTGACGTTGTGGACATCTACCAACGGGAGTTTCTCGCCCTCCGGGACCGACTGCACGCAGCCGAGCAGGAGAGCCTGAAGCGCTCCAAGGAGCTCAACCTGGTCCTGGAGGAGATCAAGAGAGCTATCTCGGAGAAACAGGCCCTGCGGGATATAAACCGGACCTGGAGCAGCTTATCTG acGAAACCAAGTTAAAACTGTGGAATATCACCAACAAGAATGTGCTGCACCTTCCCACCATCTTCCATCATTTGCCACATTTGCTGTCAAAGGAGAACAGTCTGCAGCCAGCCGTGCATGTGGGACAGGGGCGCACTGGAG TGTCCGTCGTGATGGGAATCCCCAGCGTGAAGCGGGAGGTGCATTCCTACCTCACAGACACCCTCAACTCCCTCATCTCAGAGCTCACtcagcaggagaaggaggacTCCGTCATCGTCGTCCTCATCGCCGAG acagaTCCGCAGTACACAGCCGGAGTGGcagaaaatatcaaaaattT ATTCCCAAAGGAAATACACTCAGGTCTCCTGGAGGTAATTTCCCCATCTCCGCATTTCTATCCTGATTTCTCCCACCTGCGGGAATCCTTTGGGGACCCCAAGGAAAGAGTCAG GTGGAGGACAAAGCAGAACCTCGACTACTGCTTTTTAATGATGTATGCCCAGTCCAAAGGCATCTATTACGTGCAG CTGGAGGATGATATTGTGGCCAAACCGAACTATCTCAGCACAATGAAGAACTTTGCCTTGCAGCAGCCCTCTGAGGAGTGGATGATCCTGGAGTTTTCTCAGTTGGGGTTTATCG GAAAAATGTTCAAGTCTCTGGATCTGAGCCTGATCGTGGAGTTCATCCTGATGTTCTATAAGGACAAACCCATTGACTGGCTGCTGGATCACATCCTCTGGGTGAAAGTCTGCAACCCTGAGAAAGATGCA AAACACTGCGACAGGCAGAAGGCAAACCTGAGGATTCGCTTCAAGCCCTCGCTCTTCCAGCATGTGGGAACCCACTCCTCCTTGGCTGGGAAGATACAGAAGCTGAAG GACAAGGACTTTGGGAAGCAGGCCCTGCGGAAGGAGCACGTCAACCCTCCTGCGGAGGTAAGCACCAGCCTGAAGACCTACCAGCACTTCACCTTGGAGAAGGCTTACCTGCGGGAGGACTTCTTCTGGGCCTTCACTCCCACTGCCGGAGACTTCATCAGATTCAGATTCTTCAAACCACTCCGCATCGAAAG GTTCTTCTTCCGCAGCGGGAACATCGAGCACCCAGAAGACAAACTCTTCAATACGACTGTGGAGGTTCTGCCGTTTGAC agcctgcagtCAGACAAGGAAGCCTtgcaggagggaagaggcacAGTTGTCAAGTACCGCAGGATGACGGATGGCTACATCCAGATAG GCTCCTTCTCCAAGGGCATCGCAGAGGGCGAGGTGGATCCATCCTTCGGGCCGCTGGAAGCCATCAGGCTGTCCATCCAGACCGACTCCCCGGTGTGGATCATCTTGAGCGAG ATTTTTATcaaaaaagcagagtga